The sequence tctcataaaatatcaaataattaatgtcaaaactataaaaatataagtattaatagtaatataatgaggtgtacaaagttaagggacctagatcaaactttgaatactattaagattttaatcaaataatgttaaggattaagtaccgcatccaaagtatcccataAGAAAAACACACATAGTTTGAATATTTGGGCGTCAAACTGAACTTCAACCCCAAGTTTTGACAATGTATATCAGACCCTAAACCGGTAAACCCCCCATTTAatacacaaactaaaacagactACAGGTTTATAAATCAGAGTGCTGGTttataaaccctaaaccctacaaCCTTAATTCCTTGAATCGGAAACCAAATGCTGCCGGAACATAACGATGAAGGCTTCCACTCTCTCATTCAAATCCTCCTTCGACAGCTTCctaacctcctcctcctccgtaTCGTCTTCAACCCGCTCTTGCTCGCTCTCGCCGCCACAGCTCGCCGATCTCTTGCACACTTCATCCTCACATACCTTAACTCGTTCAACTATTTGAGGAGCTGATGGGCATCGATATTCTCTTCTTTTTGCTCCTTCATTTCTTTTGAATCCTTCGGCATTGTTTTCACATTCGCGATTTCGATCAGTATTCGATGTCCTGGAAGAAATGGAGGTGAAAACAACGGCTAGGAGGACGAGGTTGAGTAGAAGGAAAACCCACGCCCGCCAATGCTCCATGAGAAACACCATTAATATAAAACGTTTCAAACATGCCATCAACACAGCTGCTCCTGCTGTGAACAAAACTGTGTTTACTCTCCCACCCTCTCTCATCTTCTCCATATGATAtctgagtagattttatattatatattttaccatattcttagtatattttggttaatattttggaagaattttgatactttgaattgtattttcaatataggactttcgacttcctcatgagcaaaacaggaccaaatggacgaattttggagtaattctagttggaggacgttcgtgagtcacttagcttgatcgtatcaaaatttgggatttttccaccaagtggttattttctggcgataaaataaaggagtgaTGCgcggtgctggaaaatgacgtttttggagcccaagatgacatcGGATGGTTTCGTGGCCTTCTAGATATGTGTTCGGAAC is a genomic window of Malus domestica chromosome 09, GDT2T_hap1 containing:
- the LOC103442781 gene encoding uncharacterized protein; this translates as MEKMREGGRVNTVLFTAGAAVLMACLKRFILMVFLMEHWRAWVFLLLNLVLLAVVFTSISSRTSNTDRNRECENNAEGFKRNEGAKRREYRCPSAPQIVERVKVCEDEVCKRSASCGGESEQERVEDDTEEEEVRKLSKEDLNERVEAFIVMFRQHLVSDSRN